The proteins below are encoded in one region of Triticum aestivum cultivar Chinese Spring chromosome 1B, IWGSC CS RefSeq v2.1, whole genome shotgun sequence:
- the LOC123133920 gene encoding amino acid permease 4 isoform X1, which yields MHGTRKRRIVHPKASPAHPYKYRGRWAHLNTPSQQVTPHLLTQHFRSPELVSSLPCKGRGDRVEGTFSCKEMGENGVGKNYYQGSAAAAMEVSSVEHGQAGGSKCYDDDGRLKRTGTMWTASAHIITAVIGSGVLSLAWAIGQLGWVAGPAVMLLFSLVTYYTSSLLSDCYRSGDETTGKRNYTYMDAVNANLSGIKVQLCGFLQYANIVGVAIGYTIAASISMLAIKRANCFHVKGHVNPCHISSTPYMIIFGVAEIFFSQIPDFDQISWLSILAAIMSFTYSTIGLGLGIVQVVANKGVKGSLTGISIGVVTPMDKVWRSLQAFGDIAFAYSYSLILIEIQDTIRAPPPSEAKVMRRATVVSVATTTLFYMLCGCMGYAAFGDNAPGNLLTGFGFYEPFWLLDIANAAIVVHLVGAYQVYCQPLFAFVEKWAQQRWPKSGFITREIQVPLVSSGFKLNLFRLTWRSAFVVATTVVSMLLPFFNDVVGFLGAIGFWPLTVYFPVEMYIVQKKIPKWSSQWVCLQLLSLACLIITIAAAAGSIAGIMSDLKVYKPFSTTD from the exons TGGAACACGCAAGAGACGCATTGTACACCCTAAAGCCAGCCCTGCCCACCCCTATAAATACCGTGGCCGTTGGGCGCACTTGAACACACCATCACAGCAAGTTACACCCCATCTCTTGACACAACACTTTCGTAGCCCTGAACTTGTCTCGTCACTCCCTTGCAAGGGGAGAGGAGACCGAGTAGAGGGGACTTTTTCTTGCAAAG AGATGGGGGAGAACGGCGTGGGCAAGAACTACTACCAGGGGAgcgcggcggcggccatggaggtgTCCTCCGTGGAGCACGGCCAGGCGGGCGGCTCCAAGTGCTACGACGACGACGGCCGCCTCAAGCGTACCG GGACGATGTGGACGGCGAGCGCCCACATCATCACGGCGGTGATCGGGTCCGGGGTGCTGTCGCTGGCCTGGGCCATCGGCCAGCTCGGCTGGGTGGCCGGCCCCGCCGTCATGCTGCTCTTCTCCCTCGTCACCTACTACACCTCCTCGCTGCTCTCCGACTGCTACCGCTCCGGCGACGAGACCACCGGCAAGCGCAACTACACCTACATGGACGCCGTCAACGCCAACCTCA GTGGCATCAAGGTCCAGCTCTGCGGGTTCCTGCAGTACGCCAACATCGTCGGCGTCGCCATCGGATACACCATCGCCGCCTCCATTAGCATGCT TGCGATCAAGAGGGCCAACTGCTTCCACGTCAAGGGGCACGTGAACCCGTGCCACATCTCGAGCACGCCCTACATGATCATCTTCGGCGTGGCGGAGATCTTCTTCTCTCAGATCCCGGACTTCGACCAGATCTCCTGGCTCTCCATCCTGGCCGCCATCATGTCCTTCACCTACTCCACCATCGGCCTCGGCCTCGGGATCGTCCAGGTGGTCGCCAACAAGGGCGTCAAGGGCAGCCTCACCGGCATCAGCATCGGCGTCGTCACGCCCATGGACAAGGTGTGGCGGAGCCTCCAGGCCTTCGGCGACATCGCCTTCGCCTACTCCTACTCGCTCATCCTCATCGAGATCCAGGACACCATCAGGGCGCCGCCGCCGTCCGAGGCCAAGGTCATGCGCCGCGCCACCGTCGTCAGCGTCGCCACCaccactctcttctacatgctctgCGGCTGCATGGGCTACGCCGCCTTCGGCGACAACGCCCCCGGGAACCTCCTCACCGGCTTCGGCTTCTACGAGCCCTTCTGGCTCCTCGACATCGCCAACGCCGCCATCGTCGTCCACCTCGTCGGCGCCTACCAGGTCTACTGCCAGCCCCTGTTCGCCTTCGTCGAGAAGTGGGCGCAGCAGAGGTGGCCCAAGTCAGGGTTCATCACCAGAGAGATCCAGGTCCCGCTCGTCTCCTCCGGCTTCAAGCTCAACCTCTTCCGCCTGACGTGGCGGTCGGCGTTCGTGGTGGCGACGACCGTGGTGTCCATGCTTCTGCCCTTCTTCAACGACGTCGTCGGCTTCCTCGGCGCCATCGGGTTCTGGCCGCTCACCGTCTACTTCCCCGTGGAGATGTACATCGTGCAGAAGAAGATACCCAAGTGGAGCTCACAGTGGGTGTGCCTACAGCTACTCAGCCTCGCCTGCCTCATCATCAccattgccgccgccgccggctccatCGCCGGGATAATGTCCGACTTAAAGGTCTACAAGCCGTTCTCCACGACTGACTGA
- the LOC123133920 gene encoding amino acid permease 4 isoform X2 encodes MGENGVGKNYYQGSAAAAMEVSSVEHGQAGGSKCYDDDGRLKRTGTMWTASAHIITAVIGSGVLSLAWAIGQLGWVAGPAVMLLFSLVTYYTSSLLSDCYRSGDETTGKRNYTYMDAVNANLSGIKVQLCGFLQYANIVGVAIGYTIAASISMLAIKRANCFHVKGHVNPCHISSTPYMIIFGVAEIFFSQIPDFDQISWLSILAAIMSFTYSTIGLGLGIVQVVANKGVKGSLTGISIGVVTPMDKVWRSLQAFGDIAFAYSYSLILIEIQDTIRAPPPSEAKVMRRATVVSVATTTLFYMLCGCMGYAAFGDNAPGNLLTGFGFYEPFWLLDIANAAIVVHLVGAYQVYCQPLFAFVEKWAQQRWPKSGFITREIQVPLVSSGFKLNLFRLTWRSAFVVATTVVSMLLPFFNDVVGFLGAIGFWPLTVYFPVEMYIVQKKIPKWSSQWVCLQLLSLACLIITIAAAAGSIAGIMSDLKVYKPFSTTD; translated from the exons ATGGGGGAGAACGGCGTGGGCAAGAACTACTACCAGGGGAgcgcggcggcggccatggaggtgTCCTCCGTGGAGCACGGCCAGGCGGGCGGCTCCAAGTGCTACGACGACGACGGCCGCCTCAAGCGTACCG GGACGATGTGGACGGCGAGCGCCCACATCATCACGGCGGTGATCGGGTCCGGGGTGCTGTCGCTGGCCTGGGCCATCGGCCAGCTCGGCTGGGTGGCCGGCCCCGCCGTCATGCTGCTCTTCTCCCTCGTCACCTACTACACCTCCTCGCTGCTCTCCGACTGCTACCGCTCCGGCGACGAGACCACCGGCAAGCGCAACTACACCTACATGGACGCCGTCAACGCCAACCTCA GTGGCATCAAGGTCCAGCTCTGCGGGTTCCTGCAGTACGCCAACATCGTCGGCGTCGCCATCGGATACACCATCGCCGCCTCCATTAGCATGCT TGCGATCAAGAGGGCCAACTGCTTCCACGTCAAGGGGCACGTGAACCCGTGCCACATCTCGAGCACGCCCTACATGATCATCTTCGGCGTGGCGGAGATCTTCTTCTCTCAGATCCCGGACTTCGACCAGATCTCCTGGCTCTCCATCCTGGCCGCCATCATGTCCTTCACCTACTCCACCATCGGCCTCGGCCTCGGGATCGTCCAGGTGGTCGCCAACAAGGGCGTCAAGGGCAGCCTCACCGGCATCAGCATCGGCGTCGTCACGCCCATGGACAAGGTGTGGCGGAGCCTCCAGGCCTTCGGCGACATCGCCTTCGCCTACTCCTACTCGCTCATCCTCATCGAGATCCAGGACACCATCAGGGCGCCGCCGCCGTCCGAGGCCAAGGTCATGCGCCGCGCCACCGTCGTCAGCGTCGCCACCaccactctcttctacatgctctgCGGCTGCATGGGCTACGCCGCCTTCGGCGACAACGCCCCCGGGAACCTCCTCACCGGCTTCGGCTTCTACGAGCCCTTCTGGCTCCTCGACATCGCCAACGCCGCCATCGTCGTCCACCTCGTCGGCGCCTACCAGGTCTACTGCCAGCCCCTGTTCGCCTTCGTCGAGAAGTGGGCGCAGCAGAGGTGGCCCAAGTCAGGGTTCATCACCAGAGAGATCCAGGTCCCGCTCGTCTCCTCCGGCTTCAAGCTCAACCTCTTCCGCCTGACGTGGCGGTCGGCGTTCGTGGTGGCGACGACCGTGGTGTCCATGCTTCTGCCCTTCTTCAACGACGTCGTCGGCTTCCTCGGCGCCATCGGGTTCTGGCCGCTCACCGTCTACTTCCCCGTGGAGATGTACATCGTGCAGAAGAAGATACCCAAGTGGAGCTCACAGTGGGTGTGCCTACAGCTACTCAGCCTCGCCTGCCTCATCATCAccattgccgccgccgccggctccatCGCCGGGATAATGTCCGACTTAAAGGTCTACAAGCCGTTCTCCACGACTGACTGA